Proteins from a genomic interval of Ciona intestinalis chromosome 9, KH, whole genome shotgun sequence:
- the LOC100180690 gene encoding RAB6-interacting golgin-like — MSDWVGFTDEDLHRLQNGDGVVKERPKIVKPIAKRTMQGNNNKAKQRPNNLEKSAVRKSTPNKNKQQQVSSAALLSKPTAAKTEKKPEPKPEETIPDIKEMEQNMEKPTQKDNGIVLDDEIGKKKEKLKLEDAQQRQKQMEEMNRRKKAMLTKEIAERKKRAIAESSKLVKIQTELTKLDQLLNVDVSILRDQIDEACWEFSQAQRRFQQAEKEYIASKMDLHEKTTRKEDLTEHLFNIIQANEERKAKKLEELMLKLNLEEEELELREQERKEKEEKKEKEERERKEKEEREKIKKEQREKIEKEGKEKMEMEEKAKIAEIKEENTSVTNETVENEISNETLHGANTTPVVVPENN; from the exons ATGTCAGATTGGGTTGGATTTACGGACGAAGACCTACACCGCCTGCAAAACGGGGATGGTGTGGTGAAGGAAAGACCAAAAATTGTGAAACCAATTGCAAAACGAACCATGCAAGGTAACAACAATAAAGCAAAACAGAGACCAAACAACTTG GAGAAATCTGCTGTAAGAAAATCCACtccaaacaaaaataaacaacaacaagtatCATCTGCTGCTTTACTGTCGAAACCAACTGCTGCTAAAACCGAGAAAAAACCTGAGCCTAAACCAGAAGAAACGATTCCAGATATAAAAGAAATGGAGCAAAACATGGAAAAACCAACACAGAAAGACAATGGTATAGTGTTAGATGATGAAATTgggaaaaa aaaagaaaaactaaaacttgaAGACGCGCAACAGCGACAAAAGCAAATGGAAGAAATGAATAGAAGGAAAAAAGCAATGCTAACAAAAGAAATTGCTGAAAg gaaaaagcGGGCAATTGCTGAATCTAGCAAActggtaaaaatacaaacagaaCTCACCAAACTAGATCAATTATTAAACGTGGATGTCTCTATTCTTCGTGATCAAATTGATGAAGCTTGTTGGGAGTTCAGCCAAGCTCA GAGGAGGTTTCAGCAGGCAGAGAAAGAGTATATTGCTTCCAAAATGGATCTCCATGAAAAAACAACCCGGAAAGAAGATTTAACCgaacatttgtttaacattatacAAGCTAATGAGGAGagaaag gcaAAGAAATTGGAAGAATTGATGCTGAAGCTAAATCTGGAGGAGGAGGAACTTGAGCTAAGAGAGCAAGAGCGGaaggaaaaagaagaaaaaaaagaaaaggaaGAGAGGGAAAGAAAGGAAAAGGAAGAAagggaaaaaattaaaaaagaacaaagagaaaaaattgaaaaagagGGAAAGGAAAAAATGGAAATGGaggaaaaagcaaaaattgCGGAAATTAAAGAAGAAAACACAAGTGTAACTAACGAAACTGTAGAGAATGAAATTTCAAATGAAACCTTACATGGAGCTAATACTACACCTGTAGTGGTGCCTGAAAACAACTGA